In one Nicotiana sylvestris chromosome 8, ASM39365v2, whole genome shotgun sequence genomic region, the following are encoded:
- the LOC104222934 gene encoding uncharacterized protein isoform X2, producing MPRYKDEPTAVRVYTICDESKYLIVRNVPALGCGDQLSKLFSTYGEIEEFSKRKLDESVFLGNRLQVSYAPQFESLHETKEKLEARRKEVLARLNPGRSKGSATYRPDVVGEPSPASSPAQLNSIAQSVGANQRQSSNLQYNSAHDIKGSPVTMVSSDKEYFPSQSMNQTVKLVREKLKKIQSSVDHLEGEPSKRKRVDNRRRI from the exons ATGCCTCGATACAAAGACGAGCCTACTGCAGTCCGTGTTTACACAATTTGTGATGAATCCAA GTATTTGATTGTGAGGAATGTTCCAGCGTTGGGCTGTGGCGATCAGCTCTCTAAATTATTCTCCACTTATGGAGAAATTGAAGA GTTTTCCAAAAGGAAATTGGACGAGTCTGTTTTCCTCGGGAACAGGTTACAGGTCTCTTATGCACCTCAATTTGAGAGTCTGCATGAAACGAAGGAGAAGTTAGAAGCGAGGAGAAAGGAAGTTTTAGCACGATTAAATC CTGGAAGGTCGAAAGGATCTGCGACATATCGACCGGATGTGGTTGGTGAGCCCTCTCCAGCTTCCTCTCCAGCTCAGTTGAATTCTATTGCTCAATCAGTTGGCGCTAACCAAAG GCAGAGCTCTAATTTGCAGTATAACTCTGCTCATGACATAAAGGGTTCTCCTgtgacaatggtttcttcagACAAG GAATACTTTCCTTCACAATCAATGAATCAAACAGTTAAGCTGGTGAGAGAGAAACTAAAGAAG ATACAATCCAGTGTGGACCATTTAGAAGGTGAACCATCCAAGAGAAAACGTGTTGATAATAGGAGAAGGATATAA
- the LOC104222934 gene encoding uncharacterized protein isoform X1 encodes MPRYKDEPTAVRVYTICDESKYLIVRNVPALGCGDQLSKLFSTYGEIEECKPMDGEDCEPFTDVFWIKFYRVDNARFSKRKLDESVFLGNRLQVSYAPQFESLHETKEKLEARRKEVLARLNPGRSKGSATYRPDVVGEPSPASSPAQLNSIAQSVGANQRQSSNLQYNSAHDIKGSPVTMVSSDKEYFPSQSMNQTVKLVREKLKKIQSSVDHLEGEPSKRKRVDNRRRI; translated from the exons ATGCCTCGATACAAAGACGAGCCTACTGCAGTCCGTGTTTACACAATTTGTGATGAATCCAA GTATTTGATTGTGAGGAATGTTCCAGCGTTGGGCTGTGGCGATCAGCTCTCTAAATTATTCTCCACTTATGGAGAAATTGAAGA ATGTAAACCTATGGATGGTGAAGATTGCGAGCCGTTTACAGATGTCTTCTGGATCAAGTTTTATCGGGTTGACAATGCCAG GTTTTCCAAAAGGAAATTGGACGAGTCTGTTTTCCTCGGGAACAGGTTACAGGTCTCTTATGCACCTCAATTTGAGAGTCTGCATGAAACGAAGGAGAAGTTAGAAGCGAGGAGAAAGGAAGTTTTAGCACGATTAAATC CTGGAAGGTCGAAAGGATCTGCGACATATCGACCGGATGTGGTTGGTGAGCCCTCTCCAGCTTCCTCTCCAGCTCAGTTGAATTCTATTGCTCAATCAGTTGGCGCTAACCAAAG GCAGAGCTCTAATTTGCAGTATAACTCTGCTCATGACATAAAGGGTTCTCCTgtgacaatggtttcttcagACAAG GAATACTTTCCTTCACAATCAATGAATCAAACAGTTAAGCTGGTGAGAGAGAAACTAAAGAAG ATACAATCCAGTGTGGACCATTTAGAAGGTGAACCATCCAAGAGAAAACGTGTTGATAATAGGAGAAGGATATAA